In Kryptolebias marmoratus isolate JLee-2015 linkage group LG22, ASM164957v2, whole genome shotgun sequence, a single window of DNA contains:
- the znf451 gene encoding E3 SUMO-protein ligase ZNF451 isoform X1 — translation MSSPAQEDDDDEVEEVEFVSEAPVRPVLACIDLLSDSEDEGCSSLPVTLEDNITRHKARVTSTLDRLAHKVALEKKERANKCKAFKEKQILQKAHGRHELALNSTNGLTQEAKRCVDMWLKMPGLKPGGIGSGSGRGQIAASFPGNGSTKRTCPVINCGRVYDNISLLDGHLKRFDHSPCDPTIHLRGSPSELFACVVCAKHFQTKDEWRKHVQSEVNSSKTEGHSMDQNYQRIVCFACPACYLLFTLRDECLQHMSAKNHFKESFAFNESREAVQPVPVPQLVKNHLIALCKDVAFTVCCSLCHKVLISHQAAQAHFNVQCRHGCAVAQADKTIVEFVKQLRVRGQCCLCSEIFLSHAEIERHKESMQHEVEVTQTMAKALLQYCRFSKTQQSSTEIQEKSYGLETLFQKRNKKRSDLGGSPAKRQKLSPGVNASSSRNSTFVWFCECGLRFSEEAGATKHLLAVNQIFHQCGVCGKHMGESSITRLHMSRFHGGAHLSNFLFFCRKCRVEMPRYEDILSHVSDVHSGHTYLTEKEAPSDLTPAFDAKPSTSSEVALVSVSKALQNAMGTSSSKAGQTWMCRMCEDIFDSEPEVRRHCGDVSSHNFQRFVCGHCPQKFFKESTVRRHCMNEHGGDIKSSHFCGLCDSMPFECEGEFMEHYRSLHSKDYCCMNNSEVVQPSAAEGSAQLSCPCMGSEGSKDELKATFTRCMRNLSAEGRCQYVCAPCCVSVQSYAQMKTHIHTEHAASNLDKTFEVECKECQGSFTGVPSFHKHYHSQHCVLEPCVSSRISRKDSSTEPTTVEMINAVEIKPDHEEIEDETLVKFLNVNQASSEKEACGDESDDDMRRALSLSAEEARELTELEEALQRSLVEF, via the exons ATGTCCTCACCAGCCCAAGAAGACGATGATGACGAGGTGGAAGAAGTAGAATTTGTATCA GAGGCACCTGTTAGACCAGTGCTGGCCTGTATTGATCTGTTAAGTGACAGCGAAGATGAAGGATGTTCATCTCTGCCAGTCACG CTTGAAGACAACATCACCCGACACAAAGCGCGTGTCACGTCTACGCTCGACAGGCTGGCGCATAAAGTAGCTCtagagaaaaaagagagagcaaataaatgtaaagcatTCAAG gaaaaacaaatcttacAAAAAGCTCACGGACGGCACGAGCTGGCTCTTAATTCTACAAATGGACTGACTCAGGAAGCAAAGCGCTGTGTGGACATGTGGTTGAAGATGCCAG GTCTTAAACCAGGTGGGATCGGTTCTGGTTCAGGCAGAGGACAAATAGCTGCTTCTTTCCCCGGAAACGGTTCCACTAAACGCACTTGTCCAGTGATTAACTGCGGCCGTGTTTATGACAACATTTCCCTCCTTGACGGGCACCTGAAAAG GTTTGATCACTCTCCTTGTGACCCCACAATCCATCTCAGAGGAAGTCCATCTGAGCTCTTTGCTTGTGTTGTTTGTgctaaacattttcaaaccaaaGATGAATGGAGGAAACATGTCCAATCAGAG GTAAACTCGTCTAAGACTGAAGGACACAGCATGGATCAGAACTATCAGCGGATTGTGTGTTTTGCATGTCCTGCATGCTACCTTCTCTTCACCCTCAGAGATGAGTGTCTTCAACACATGTCGGCCAAGAACCACTTCAAAGAGTCATTTGCATTCAATG aGAGCAGAGAAGCAGTGCAGCCGGTTCCCGTCCCACAACTTGTGAAGAACCACCTCATTGCTTTGTGCAAAGATGTGGCGTTCACTGTCTGCTGCTCTTTATGCCACAAAGTGCTCATCTCACATCAAGCAGCTCAAGCTCATTTTAA CGTGCAGTGCAGACACGGCTGTGCTGTGGCCCAGGCTGACAAAACGATCGTGGAGTTCGTGAAGCAGCTGCGAGTGCGAGGGCAGTGCTGTCTCTGCTCCGAAATCTTCCTCAGCCACGCTGAAAtagaaagacacaaagaatCGATGCAGCATGAGGTCGAGGTCACTCAAACAATGGCTAAAGCGCTTCTTCAGTACTGTAGGTTCAGTAAAACTCAGCAGAGTTCTACGGAGATACAGGAAAAATCATATGGCCTGGAGACACTTTTTCAGAAAAGGAACAAGAAGAGGAGTGACCTCGGTGGATCTCCAGCTAAACGACAGAAACTAAGTCCAGGTGTGaatgccagcagcagcaggaactcCACATTTGTGTGGTTCTGTGAGTGTGGGCTCCGGTTTTCAGAAGAGGCTGGAGCCACAAAGCATCTTCTGGCTGTGAACCAGATTTTCCATCAGTGTGGCGTCTGTGGCAAGCACATGGGCGAGTCCTCAATCACCCGCCTGCACATGAGTCGCTTCCACGGGGGAGCACATCTCTCCAACTTCCTGTTCTTCTGCCGAAAGTGCCGTGTGGAAATGCCCCGGTACGAAGACATCCTGTCTCACGTGTCAGACGTCCACAGCGGACACACTTACCTTACAGAGAAAGAAGCTCCCTCTGATCTCACCCCAGCCTTCGATGCTAAACCTTCCACCAGCAGCGAAGTCGCCCTGGTCTCTGTGTCCAAAGCCCTGCAGAACGCGATGGGGACATCATCCTCAAAAGCGGGACAAACGTGGATGTGCAGGATGTGCGAGGACATCTTCGACTCTGAGCCAGAAGTCCGCAGACACTGCGGCGACGTGAGCAGCCACAACTTTCAGAGGTTTGTCTGCGGACACTGTCCGCAAAAGTTCTTCAAAGAGTCCACTGTTCGGAGACACTGCATGAACGAGCACGGCGGAGACATCAAGAGTTCCCATTTCTGCGGCCTCTGCGACAGCATGCCGTTTGAGTGTGAAGGCGAGTTCATGGAGCACTACAGGAGTCTCCACAGTAAGGACTACTGCTGTATGAACAACTCTGAAGTAGTTCAGCCTTCCGCTGCTGAAGGAAGCGCCCAGCTCAGCTGCCCGTGCATGGGCTCCGAAGGAAGCAAAGATGAACTGAAAGCCACGTTCACGCGCTGCATGAGGAATCTGTCTGCCGAGGGAAGATGCCAGTACGTGTGCGCTCCTTGCTGCGTATCTGTGCAGTCCTACGCACAGATGAAGACTCACATCCACACGGAGCACGCAGCCTCAAACCTGGACAAGACCTTCGAGGTGGAATGCAAAGAGTGCCAGGGGAGTTTTACGGGCGTGCCGAGTTTCCATAAACATTATCATTCCCAGCACTGTGTCCTGGAACCCTGCGTGAGCTCCCGGATCAGCAGGAAGGACTCGAGCACAGAACCGACCACTGTGGAAATGATAAATGCTGTGGAGATCAAACCAGACCATGAGG aGATTGAAGATGAAACACTGGTGAAGTTTTTGAATGTCAATCAAGCCAGCAGTGAGAAAGAAGCATGTGGAg ATGAATCAGATGATGACATGAGACGTGCGCTGTCTTTGAGTGCCGAAGAGGCGAGAGAGCTAACAG AGCTGGAAGAAGCTCTTCAGCGAAGTCTCGTGGAGTTCTGA
- the znf451 gene encoding E3 SUMO-protein ligase ZNF451 isoform X2, with protein sequence MSSPAQEDDDDEVEEVEFVSEAPVRPVLACIDLLSDSEDEGCSSLPVTLEDNITRHKARVTSTLDRLAHKVALEKKERANKCKAFKEKQILQKAHGRHELALNSTNGLTQEAKRCVDMWLKMPGLKPGGIGSGSGRGQIAASFPGNGSTKRTCPVINCGRVYDNISLLDGHLKRFDHSPCDPTIHLRGSPSELFACVVCAKHFQTKDEWRKHVQSEVNSSKTEGHSMDQNYQRIVCFACPACYLLFTLRDECLQHMSAKNHFKESFAFNESREAVQPVPVPQLVKNHLIALCKDVAFTVCCSLCHKVLISHQAAQAHFNVQCRHGCAVAQADKTIVEFVKQLRVRGQCCLCSEIFLSHAEIERHKESMQHEVEVTQTMAKALLQYCRFSKTQQSSTEIQEKSYGLETLFQKRNKKRSDLGGSPAKRQKLSPGVNASSSRNSTFVWFCECGLRFSEEAGATKHLLAVNQIFHQCGVCGKHMGESSITRLHMSRFHGGAHLSNFLFFCRKCRVEMPRYEDILSHVSDVHSGHTYLTEKEAPSDLTPAFDAKPSTSSEVALVSVSKALQNAMGTSSSKAGQTWMCRMCEDIFDSEPEVRRHCGDVSSHNFQRFVCGHCPQKFFKESTVRRHCMNEHGGDIKSSHFCGLCDSMPFECEGEFMEHYRSLHSKDYCCMNNSEVVQPSAAEGSAQLSCPCMGSEGSKDELKATFTRCMRNLSAEGRCQYVCAPCCVSVQSYAQMKTHIHTEHAASNLDKTFEVECKECQGSFTGVPSFHKHYHSQHCVLEPCVSSRISRKDSSTEPTTVEMINAVEIKPDHEEIEDETLVKFLNVNQASSEKEACGDESDDDMRRALSLSAEEARELTDKSVRRAKI encoded by the exons ATGTCCTCACCAGCCCAAGAAGACGATGATGACGAGGTGGAAGAAGTAGAATTTGTATCA GAGGCACCTGTTAGACCAGTGCTGGCCTGTATTGATCTGTTAAGTGACAGCGAAGATGAAGGATGTTCATCTCTGCCAGTCACG CTTGAAGACAACATCACCCGACACAAAGCGCGTGTCACGTCTACGCTCGACAGGCTGGCGCATAAAGTAGCTCtagagaaaaaagagagagcaaataaatgtaaagcatTCAAG gaaaaacaaatcttacAAAAAGCTCACGGACGGCACGAGCTGGCTCTTAATTCTACAAATGGACTGACTCAGGAAGCAAAGCGCTGTGTGGACATGTGGTTGAAGATGCCAG GTCTTAAACCAGGTGGGATCGGTTCTGGTTCAGGCAGAGGACAAATAGCTGCTTCTTTCCCCGGAAACGGTTCCACTAAACGCACTTGTCCAGTGATTAACTGCGGCCGTGTTTATGACAACATTTCCCTCCTTGACGGGCACCTGAAAAG GTTTGATCACTCTCCTTGTGACCCCACAATCCATCTCAGAGGAAGTCCATCTGAGCTCTTTGCTTGTGTTGTTTGTgctaaacattttcaaaccaaaGATGAATGGAGGAAACATGTCCAATCAGAG GTAAACTCGTCTAAGACTGAAGGACACAGCATGGATCAGAACTATCAGCGGATTGTGTGTTTTGCATGTCCTGCATGCTACCTTCTCTTCACCCTCAGAGATGAGTGTCTTCAACACATGTCGGCCAAGAACCACTTCAAAGAGTCATTTGCATTCAATG aGAGCAGAGAAGCAGTGCAGCCGGTTCCCGTCCCACAACTTGTGAAGAACCACCTCATTGCTTTGTGCAAAGATGTGGCGTTCACTGTCTGCTGCTCTTTATGCCACAAAGTGCTCATCTCACATCAAGCAGCTCAAGCTCATTTTAA CGTGCAGTGCAGACACGGCTGTGCTGTGGCCCAGGCTGACAAAACGATCGTGGAGTTCGTGAAGCAGCTGCGAGTGCGAGGGCAGTGCTGTCTCTGCTCCGAAATCTTCCTCAGCCACGCTGAAAtagaaagacacaaagaatCGATGCAGCATGAGGTCGAGGTCACTCAAACAATGGCTAAAGCGCTTCTTCAGTACTGTAGGTTCAGTAAAACTCAGCAGAGTTCTACGGAGATACAGGAAAAATCATATGGCCTGGAGACACTTTTTCAGAAAAGGAACAAGAAGAGGAGTGACCTCGGTGGATCTCCAGCTAAACGACAGAAACTAAGTCCAGGTGTGaatgccagcagcagcaggaactcCACATTTGTGTGGTTCTGTGAGTGTGGGCTCCGGTTTTCAGAAGAGGCTGGAGCCACAAAGCATCTTCTGGCTGTGAACCAGATTTTCCATCAGTGTGGCGTCTGTGGCAAGCACATGGGCGAGTCCTCAATCACCCGCCTGCACATGAGTCGCTTCCACGGGGGAGCACATCTCTCCAACTTCCTGTTCTTCTGCCGAAAGTGCCGTGTGGAAATGCCCCGGTACGAAGACATCCTGTCTCACGTGTCAGACGTCCACAGCGGACACACTTACCTTACAGAGAAAGAAGCTCCCTCTGATCTCACCCCAGCCTTCGATGCTAAACCTTCCACCAGCAGCGAAGTCGCCCTGGTCTCTGTGTCCAAAGCCCTGCAGAACGCGATGGGGACATCATCCTCAAAAGCGGGACAAACGTGGATGTGCAGGATGTGCGAGGACATCTTCGACTCTGAGCCAGAAGTCCGCAGACACTGCGGCGACGTGAGCAGCCACAACTTTCAGAGGTTTGTCTGCGGACACTGTCCGCAAAAGTTCTTCAAAGAGTCCACTGTTCGGAGACACTGCATGAACGAGCACGGCGGAGACATCAAGAGTTCCCATTTCTGCGGCCTCTGCGACAGCATGCCGTTTGAGTGTGAAGGCGAGTTCATGGAGCACTACAGGAGTCTCCACAGTAAGGACTACTGCTGTATGAACAACTCTGAAGTAGTTCAGCCTTCCGCTGCTGAAGGAAGCGCCCAGCTCAGCTGCCCGTGCATGGGCTCCGAAGGAAGCAAAGATGAACTGAAAGCCACGTTCACGCGCTGCATGAGGAATCTGTCTGCCGAGGGAAGATGCCAGTACGTGTGCGCTCCTTGCTGCGTATCTGTGCAGTCCTACGCACAGATGAAGACTCACATCCACACGGAGCACGCAGCCTCAAACCTGGACAAGACCTTCGAGGTGGAATGCAAAGAGTGCCAGGGGAGTTTTACGGGCGTGCCGAGTTTCCATAAACATTATCATTCCCAGCACTGTGTCCTGGAACCCTGCGTGAGCTCCCGGATCAGCAGGAAGGACTCGAGCACAGAACCGACCACTGTGGAAATGATAAATGCTGTGGAGATCAAACCAGACCATGAGG aGATTGAAGATGAAACACTGGTGAAGTTTTTGAATGTCAATCAAGCCAGCAGTGAGAAAGAAGCATGTGGAg ATGAATCAGATGATGACATGAGACGTGCGCTGTCTTTGAGTGCCGAAGAGGCGAGAGAGCTAACAG ACAAATCCGTCCGAAGAGCAAAGATTTGA
- the rab23 gene encoding ras-related protein Rab-23, translated as MLEEDMEVAIKVVVVGNGAVGKSSMIQRYCKGIFTKDYKKTIGVDFLERQIVVNDEEVRLMLWDTAGQEEFDAITKAYYRGAQACVLVFSTTDRESFQAIDSWREKVEAEVGDIPTVLVQNKIDLLEETVIKNEEAEALAKRLKLRFYRASVKEDLNVNEVFKYLAEKYLQRLKQQTAEETEVVHTTSNKIGVFNTISCNVNNQSSSNGREVITLRPNKQRTKRSKNPFGGCSLL; from the exons ATGTTGGAGGAGGACATGGAAGTGGCCATCAAAGTGGTCGTGGTGGGAAACGGTGCTGTGGGCAAGTCTAGTATGATCCAGCGTTACTGCAAGGGCATTTTCACCAAGGACTACAAGAAGACCATCGGGGTGGACTTCCTAGAAAGGCAGATTGT TGTAAACGACGAAGAGGTGCGACTGATGCTGTGGGACACAGCGGGGCAGGAGGAGTTTGATGCCATTACCAAGGCTTATTACAGAG GTGCCCAGGCTTGTGTGCTCGTCTTCTCTACTACAGACAGGGAGTCATTTCAGGCGATCGACAGCTGGAGGGAGAAGGTGGAAGCGGAGGTTGGGGACATCCCCACGGTTTTGGTGCAAAACAAAATTGATCTCCTGGAAGAGACCGTAATAAAAAA CGAAGAGGCAGAAGCTTTGGCTAAAAGGCTGAAGCTGAGGTTTTATCGAGCGTCAGTGAAAGAGGATCTTAACGTTAACGAGG tttttaagTACTTAGCTGAGAAGTATCTTCAGAGGCtcaaacagcaaacagctgaGGAAACAGAGGTGGTCCACACAACAAGCAATAAAATAG gtGTCTTCAATACAATTAGTTGTAACGTTAACAACCAGAGCTCCAGCAACGGCAGAGAAGTCATCACTTTGCGACCCAATAAACAAAGAACCAAGAGGAGTAAAAATCCGTTTGGAGGCTGCAGCCTGCTTTAA
- the bag2 gene encoding BAG family molecular chaperone regulator 2 has product MAQAKIQAKMNESACSKFSRTLSMADRSGQLLETLDQLEARVESLREAAYAMEQERESILEVIQSVQNSQEMRNICAGEREELTLTADRLMGRTLSVEISIGTIRNPQQEEALQRATAMIDEIVKKLLSDMEGGRQQLLALHAACVTEAPPVPIDQKFQAVVISCALEDQKKIKQRLESLLRNVGSAEKNIKIMDHQKLEDSKANGGH; this is encoded by the exons atggCTCAGGCGAAAATCCAGGCGAAGATGAACGAGTCCGCCTGCAGCAAGTTCAGCAGGACGCTGTCCATGGCTGACCGCTCCGGGCAGCTCCTGGAAACTCTGGATCAGCTGGAAGCGAG AGTGGAGTCTTTGCGCGAAGCCGCGTACGCCATGGAGCAGGAAAGGGAGTCCATCCTGGAAGTGATCCAGTCCGTCCAGAACAGCCAGGAAATGCGGAACATCTGTGCGG GTGAGAGGGAGGAGCTGACTTTAACCGCTGACCGTCTGATGGGCCGAACTCTGTCTGTGGAGATCTCCATCGGCACAATCCGAAACCCGCAGCAGGAGGAGGCGCTGCAGAGGGCCACGGCCATGATAGACGAAATCGTGAAGAAGCTCCTGAGCGACATGGAGGGCGGTCGGCAGCAGCTGCTGGCGCTGCACGCCGCCTGCGTGACCGAGGCGCCGCCCGTCCCCATCGACCAGAAGTTTCAGGCCGTGGTGATCAGCTGCGCCCTGGAGGACCAGAAGAAGATAAAGCAGAGGCTGGAGAGTCTGCTGAGGAACGTCGGGAGCGCCGAGAAGAACATCAAGATTATGGATCATCAAAAACTCGAGGACTCAAAGGCCAACGGAGGTCACTAA